TAAGATCAAGTTTTGAAGCTTTTATGCAGGATAATACCTGAAAAAGAATCCCGTTACGGCACGGTCTAAAATAAAACATTTCTTTTGGAATAGTTGTGGTTAAATTTGGGCTTCTTTTATCTGAAGCAGATCCTGTTGGACTGAGTTTTTTTGAAAGCCTTAAAGAATAAAAGGAAATATTATTCCCCTTTGCGTATTCAATACAATTTTTCAGAGTTCAGACAGCCGGATAATTGGGAGCATAGGGAAATATTTCCAAGCTATGCATAAGAATATCAAAAAGAAAAATTTGCGTTCTATGGTTTTATTTTTGAAAATTCATAAATATCACCGAAAAAATCAATCCAATTTAATAAAAAAAAATAATGTTTAACAAGTTTTTAATCTAAGGCTTGTTTTTTTACATTTAATTTTCAAAAAATTCAAGATATATTAAAAGATTCTGAATTTAAGTTTGTATATTTAAAACTTTATTCAAAAACAAGTCAAATATTTATTGTATCTTTGCAAAAATTTTAAAATAGTTAATGAATTTATTTACGGAAACCAATTTAAGTCCTGATATCCTTAAGGCAATTGGCGAACTGGGCTACGAAAGCCCAACAGAAATCCAAAAACAGACTATCCCTTTTATTCTTTCAGATATTCGCGACTTGATCGCACTTGCGCAAACAGGGACAGGCAAGACAGCAGCGTTTTCGCTTCCGATTTTGGATATGATTGACGATACGAGTCGCAAAATCCAATTATTGGTGCTTTGTCCGACACGGGAATTATGTCTTCAGATTTCGAAGGACATAAAGAATTACTCTAAGTACATGAAAGACATCAAAACTACTGCAGTTTATGGTGGAAGTAGTATTGTAGATCAGATGAGATCTTTGAAGGATAAACCACAGATTATTGTGGGAACTCCGGGAAGAGTAATTGATCTTATCAACAGAAAAGCACTTGACTTTTCTGCTATTCATTGGTTGGTATTAGATGAAGCCGATGAAATGCTTTCTATGGGATTCAAAGACGAATTGGAAACCATTCTAAGCGAAACTCCGGAAACTAAACAAACTTTCTTATTCTCTGCAACGATGAATAAAGAGGTGGAAAGAATTTCCAAAAATTACCTTACAAAACCACACCGTATTTCAGTAGGTTCTATCAACGAAGTGAAGAAGAACATTACTCACGAATACTATGTAGTAGGGTACCGCCAGAAAAAAGAAGCGTTGAAGAGACTGATCGATGCTAACCCTAATCAGTACTCCATTATCTTCTGTAGAACGAGAATGGAAACACAGGAGGTAGCAGATTTCCTGATGCAGAACGGGTATGCAGCTGATGCTCTTCATGGAGATCTTTCTCAGGCACAGAGAGATACGGTAATGAAGAAATTCAGATTGAAGAACATTGATATTCTTGTAGCTACAGACGTTGCAGCAAGAGGATTGGATGTAAACTCTCTTACTCACGTTATTCACTTCTCTTTACCAGATGATCCTGAAGTATTCGTTCACAGAAGCGGAAGAACAGGTAGAGCTGGAAAAGATGGTATTTCTATGGCTTTGATAAAGCCTGAAGAAAGCAGAAAACTGAAACAAATCAAATCTTCAACAAAAATTGAAATCAACGAAAAATTCATTCCTACTGGTGATGATATTATCAAAGCTCAGGTAGGAGGTGTATTCGAAAAATTATTGACGGAGCACGAGGATCTTTTCGAATTCGATGATAGCTTAATTCCGGATCTAAGCAAATTTACAAAAGAAGAATTGGTGCACCAGCTGCTACAGTTCCAATTGAAGGATCTTGCTTTATATTACAAAGACAAACACGATCTTGTTGAGCAGAAATTGAGCAGCAGAGATGATGATTACTCAAGAAGAGACCGTGGCCGTGATAGAGACAGAGATAGAGGCCGTGATAGAGATAACAGAGACAGCAGAGACAGAGATCGCGGAAGAGATAGAGACCGTGGTGGAAAGCCAAGAAGAAGAGATGAGAGTATGGTAAGATTCTTCTTTAATCTTGGAAAAAAAGACCACTTGAAGAAGCTTGATGTTTTGGATATTATCAATAAGGCTACTGCTGATGGTAAATCTAAGAAAAGAGCTGAAATCGGAGATATCGAAATCTTAGAGAAATTCTCTTTCTTCGAAGTTGAAAAATCGTTTAAAGACAACGTCTTGAGCAATATTCAATCTATGAAGTTCAAAGGAAAAGATATGAGAGCTGAAGTTGCAAACTAAATCTCATCAATTACTATATAAAACCGGCTTTAATGCCGGTTTTTTTATTTGATAATCAGTAGTTAAGCGAATGTTAACAAAACTTAATGTCATATAGTTTCACGTGCAATCCTTTTTTAGGAAATTTGCACACGAATTATAAATACTAAAAAATGGGAATTGGTAATATTTTCCACGCTTTTCAACCAAAAGATAAAATCTTCTTTGTACTTTTCGAAAAAGTAACTGAAAATCTAGTTGCAATGTCAGAAGATTTCAACACAGGAATCAAAGATTTCGATCTTAATGATGATTCTATGCTGAAGAAAATGAGTGACTTCGAACACAAGAATGATGAACTTACTCACGAAATTTTCGTAGAATTAGGGAAAAACTTCATTACACCTTTTGACCGTGAGGATATCCACACATTGGCAACAGGACTTGATGATATCGCTGATTATATCTACGCTTCCACAAAATATATTTTCCTTTACAAATCACCTGAGATGAAGGCTTATTCAGACTTCTCTTTATTGATCCACAAAGCATGTCTTGAAATTCAGAATGCAATGAAAAACCTTAAAGGGTTTAAAAACATGGAACAGGTGAAAGAAGCTTGTATTAAGGTGAACTCTATTGAGAATATTGCTGACGATTTGCTTTCCAATTCAATGGTAGACTTATTTGAAACCAATGATGCGATCAACATTATTAAAGTTTCATCTGTATTGAACTACCTTGAAATTGTAACGGATAAAGCAGAAGATGTTGCCAATACAATCGAGAACATCATGATTAAATACGCCTAATACATAGCAAAAAATGGAATTTCCGATTTTACTTGTAGTTATTATTGCGTTGGCCCTGATCTTCGATTATATCAATGGTTTTCATGATGCAGCCAACTCAATTGCGACTATTGTTTCTACAAAAGTTTTAACTCCATTCCAGGCTGTACTTTGGGCAGCGCTTTGGAACTTTGCAGCCTTCTTTATTGCTGCTTACATTATTGGAGAATTCAAAATTGGTAATACAATTGCCAAAACAGTTAACGAGAATTTTATCACCTTAGAAGTTATATTTTCCGGTCTTGTGGCAGCTATTGCCTGGAACCTGCTTACATGGTGGTTCGGAATCCCTTCATCATCATCACATACGCTGATCGGAGGTTTCCTTGGAGCGGCTCTTATGCATGCTTTCATGATGGATTATCATGATGTGGCAGCAGCACAGCCAGAACTTGGAATTTGGGGCACCGTTAAAGAAGCTTTCAGCCAGGTAACGCATCAGGGTGTGGTAAAGTTTGATAAAGTAATTCCTATCTTCCTGTTCATTTTCATGGCACCTATTATAGGAATGATTATCTCCATCATTATCACATTGATTATTGTACATCTTTATAAAAAATCAAATCCACACAAAGCAGACAAATCTTTCAAAAGATTGCAGTTGGCTTCATCAGCACTGTTTAGTTTAGGACACGGTTTGAATGATGCTCAGAAAGTAATGGGTATCATTGGAGCGGCGGTAATTTATTATCACGTTAATATGCTTCAGGATGCACAGTATTTGAATATTCCTTCTGCGGGACGTTTTGATTATTTTGCACAGCATTACATCTGGGTTCCCTTAGTATCATTTATTGCCATTGCTTTAGGTACAATGAGTGGTGGTTGGAAAATCATTAAGACAATGGGTACTAAGATTACTAAAGTAACTTCATTAGAAGGAGTAAGTGCAGAAACTGCGGGTGCTATTACTTTATTCATTACAGACCACTTCGGGATTCCTGTATCTACTACACATACGATTACAGGTTCTATCATCGGGGTAGGATTAACGAAAAGAATTTCAGCGGTAAGATGGGGAATCACAGTAAGCTTACTTTGGGCTTGGGTTCTTACCATCCCAATCTCTGCAATAGTAGCAGGAATTACCTATCTTGTGGTAACCTTCCTTTTCTAAAAAACAAATCATACAATTATATAAACTTTGTCCGTTTGGGCAAAGTTTTTTGTTTTATAAAGCCCCGAAAAATCCTTTTGAGGCTTTATGTATGATAAATTTCCTCTCATTGGAAATGTATTTATTATATAATTTTAATTATAAGACACTAAAAGGTGTTTTCAGCGAAAAAGTGCTAAATTTGCAGCCGGAATAAATAAATTTAAACACTATTCAATGAAACGTACTTTACTATTCGTTTTTACTATTGCGACTTCCAGTATTTTTGCACAAAGCTGGAACATTATCGGAAATGCCGGAACCAATCCTTCAAACAACTTTATCGGAACGACGGATAATAATCCAATCGTTTTTAAGCAGAACAATCAGCAGATTTTTAAACTCGATGGTCAGAGTATCAATATCGGAAGTGGAGCTCCGGGAACTGGAAACTTGCAGTTGGCATTATCTCCTTGTAACAGTTGTTATTCAGGATGGGCGAAACCCAACGATGGTGTGATGAGATTATTAGGCGGACATAATCTGAATATCCATATGGATAATGATAATGTTATTGATCCCAATTCGGATACAAGTACTCCAAATTCATCAGGAATTTCAAGAGTCCGGTTTTCTGATGCTGTACATAAAAGCTTAATGGTGCTTTTCAATACGGGAAAGGTAACTGTTGGAACGGATCAATATGATAATGATTCGAATTTTATTTTTTATGTAAGCAAAGGAATTAAAGCAGAACAGATAAAAGTTGAAAACCCTGCAACTAACGGCTGGGCAGATTATGTATTCAAGAAAGGCTACAAACTTCGTTCACTGGAAGATGTAGAAAAGCACATTTCAGAAAAAGGACATTTACCTAATATCCCTTCTGCAAAAGAAGTAGAAAAAGAGGGTATTAACTTAGGGGAAATGGACGCTAAGCTTTTGGAAAAAATAGAGGAATTAACCCTTTATTCTATAGAACAGAACAAACAGCTAAAATCCCAGTCTGAAGAGATCAAAGAATTGAAAGCTCAGGTACAACAACTTCTTTCTGCAAAAAAATAAATATTGATGAAAAGAAAACTACTTTCTGCAGCTTCTCTACTGATTGGTTTTATGGGGTTTTCACAAACTGAAGTCTACTTCAAGTATGATGAAGCCGGAAATCAACGATACAGAGGAACAAATGCAGCAGGAAAAAATACTCAGGAACTTGTTCCAAAAGAAATCAAACTAGAAGAAGCAAAAGAGATTGCTGCTACCCAACAACCTCCTGCCATTGATGAAAAAGCATTCTGGAAGCAGATCAAACTTTACCCTATTCCGGTGAATGACTACCTTACTATTGACTGGACTGAGGAAGTAGACGGCTTGATCGAATCTGTTTCACTATATCAGCATAGTACAGTTCATTGGAAATTCCAGCAACAGAATATTCCTGGGTTAAATCGTCAGATGAAGATTAATATGACCGGATATGACTGGGGAGTTTATATTCTTCGTTTCACTTTGAAAGACGGAAGAGTCTTTGGTAGAAACATAACTAAGAGATAGGAGACAAGAGATTTAAGGATTAAAGGATTGAAAGATTTAATATTCTTCTTTGTCTTTATTCAACATGATTTTACTTGTTGATTATCATTCATCAATTACTATTTATAAAAAACTAATACAACAATGAAATTATTTTCATCATTGATATTATCCTTGTGTTCAGTATGGGGATTTGCACAGACCATACTCTACCAGCCAGAATCCACTTCACGGACGGTTCAGGATCCGCAAACGGTGGTCATGACACAAGGATTTTTTGCGAAATCAGATGTTTCAAACCCTTTTCTTGCAAAAATAGGTCCTGCAGTGGAGAATCCTGGTGGAGGACCAACAAATTCAAATGCGGGGGCTAATAATCCCAATGGAACTTCAGCTCCTGCAGGTAAAAGTTTCCATGACACAAAAGGAAATATTGAAGTAGCAGGTGGAGGTCAGCTCCAATTTACTTTACCTATAGCTCTTCCTCCAGGTATAAAGAGTGTAGCTCCACAAATTAATCTTGTCTATGCCAGTGGATCAGGAAACGGTATTGCCGGATACAGCTGGAACTTATCAGGAATGACTTCTATTTCAAGAATTGGAAAAAATATTGATAAGGATGGCGAACCTAAAGGAATTCAGTTAGATTATTCAGATTATTTTAGTTTCAATGGACAAAGATTGATTCTTAAGTCTGGTGAATATGGCAAGGATGGAGCAGAATATGTTACTGAGAAGTATTCTAATATTAAAATAAAATCTGTTGGTACCTACGGTATCAATGGGCAAGATGCAGGTCCTGCACATTTTGAAGTTACTTTTGAGGATGGCTCACAAGCGTGGTATGGTAAAAATGAAGGAGGATTTAGAGGAAGTGTTGTAGTAACAACTCCCTTAGAATACAATATTGTAAAATGGAAAGATGCACAAGGGAACTACATTAGCTATAGTTATGAATCTGACTCTGACACCGGAGGATTCAGAAGCTCTAAGAATGTTGTACGGATATCCACAATAGCATGGGGAGGAAATGAAACGCTAAATAAACCTCATTTTAACTTAATTGAGTTCACTTATAATGACAGAGGTTTAGTAGAAGAATCCTATGTACAGGGATTGAGACATACACAAAGTAAAATTTTATCAGAAGTTATAGTCAATTCAAACGGAAGTCAGTTTAAGAGATATGTTATTGACTATGTTAATAATGATACTAAGTATAAATTTGTTAATAAAATAACAGAATATAACGCTAATAATGAGCCGGCAAATCCTATAACTTTTGAAAATGAATCATCACCTCAGTCATCAAATATGTTTAATCAGAATTCTAGATTTGATGAAATTTATGGAGATGGTGTTATTTCCGGAGATTTTAATGGTGATGGAAAATTAGATTTTGTAAAAAAGAATACATTAATGCTTAGCAGGCTTGATGGAAATTCAACATTTTTCACTGTACAGTATGCAGGAACGCCTGTATCAAAAGGATCTTTTTTGAAGAACGGCAAGTTTAGCCCAAAAGATGTTTTGTATACTTTATCTGATAATGAACCGGATGGAAAAACCAGACTTAAGATTTATGATTTTAATGGAACCAACTTTGAAGAGATTACCTCTAAAGAGCTAGATTTCTCCCCATACAATTTTGGTAGTACTGTAGGATACACTCCTATATATGGCCAATCTAATCCATTAGTGGCAAGTACTTCTACTTTAAAATTCCTGGAAGGAGATTTTAATGGCGATGGAATATCGGAGTTTATTATTTCTACCTTAAAAATGGTACAGGAGGAAATATGGGGACAGGACTGGAACGGATATCCCGAGCTTCAGGGAGCTGAAGTTATTGGAAATGAAGTTTTTGATTTTTATTTTGATCCGCTGTCAGGAACTCTGAAAAGAGTAAATCTGCCTTTAAGTGATTACAGTAAATATATAGGACCATATTTATTTACCGATCAATGGTATTATAAGCCCGTTCCAATTGGGGATTTCGATGGTGACGGAAAAACAGATCTGATCAGCCTTCTTAGTGGAACCAAGGTATATTCCTTAAATAATGCTACAAAGGAATTTGAGCTGAAAGTACAATCACCGGCACAGATTTCAGTAAGAGGAGTGGCTTTACTTGGAGATTTTAATGGTGATGGAAAAACGGATGTGATGTCTCCGGTAGCGGAAGATTCTGCAGATTGGAAAATGTTTATTTCTACCGGTAATGGAGTTATAGAATATTATTATTCAAATCTGACTCTCTATAAACCCGAACATACAGGAGCACCTACTAAACGAAGAAAAACACTAAGAAATTACTTTACACCTGATCTGAATAAAGATGGGAAAAGTGATTTCCTTCACTTTCAGTCTGAAGTTTGGTTCAGAGAATGGGCAATTAATAACCCGGATTCAAGCTACGGATTTGTTTATTTCAGAAATGATGGAGCTGACAGTACCGGAAAACCAATCTTTACCACTGCATACAACCTTGCTTCTAAGGAAGAAACAGCATGGGGAGATAAGAACGATGAAGATATTAACTATTCTAATTATGGAGAACATTATTTTCCACTCATAGGAAGCTTCCGACTTTCACAGCTCAATACTGATTTTGCTATTATCCATAAAACGAAACTTATCACATGGGATTTAGGAGGTAAGTTGGATAAGATGGCAAGAATAAAGTCCATTACACAAGGAGGTATCAAAACAGATATAGAATATTCTCCCCTGATCAACGAAGGAAATATTTACAAATCTTATCTGGATACCAATCCCGTAAATTACCCTTATATCAATGTTAGAGAAAACCTTAATTATTATGTGGTTTCTAAATTGATTCAGGATCAAAGAAAACAGGAATTCAGATACAGAGATTTAATTGGTCATTTAAATGGTAAGGGAATGATTGGCTTTAGACAAACAGCCCAATCAACATTTTTTGCCAATGGTTTTGAAAATACAAAAATCTGGACTGGTTCAGAAATGACTCCTTTAAATGAAGGACTGCCTTATAAAGATTGGTCTATCAGAACATACGATGAAAATAAAATTTTCCCGGCAGACATTTCTGAGAATAATACACAGCTATTGTCATTTAAACAATATGATTATAAAATTGACAAACTTCTGAATGGGCAGGTTGTAACAGCAGCAGTAGCTGATGGGAATAAGGCTAAAGTAATCACAGCCATTGTTCCTAGTAATACAAAATCTAAGGATTTCTTAACCGGAACAGTGATAACCGGAAATGTGACTTATGGAGATTATTATCTTCCAAAACAAAGTATTTCTAATGTTAATAATGGATTAGCAATAACCACTTCTACATTTGATTATTACCATAATCCGTCTGGAGTTGGTACAAATTATTATATAGGACGCCCAAAATTAAAGGATAATGTGACCCAGGCATATGGTGATAGCAAATCCAGTAAAGAGGAGTATACCTATGACAGTAATTTATTAAAAACTTTAAAAACTTGGAATAGGGATAATACCGCTTACTTACTTGAAACCTATAGTTATGACAGCTTTGGGAATGTTACTGAAAAGACTATTACAAACAGTACCGATTCACAAGCACAAACTACTAAAACAGGTTATGAACCACAAGGGAGATTTGTAAATAAAAAAACAGATAATCTTGGGTTGATTACCCAAATTGAATATAATAATTGGGGACAGGTTTTAACTCAAACAGATCCTTTTGGAAACACTATAGACAATACATATGATAAGTGGGGGAAACTATTGACTTCTAAGAATAATTTAGGAGGAATAACAACTTATCAATATGAAAGGGATGATAATTCTAATATTATTAATACTGAATACAACCCTGATGGAGGTATTTCAAAAAAATACACCAATAAACTGGGGCAAGAGTATAAGATATCCACGAAAGCTTTTGGCCAGGGGCAATATGTGTCTCAGGAAACTCAGTATGATGTATTAGGACGAAAAACAATGGAATCTGATCCTTATTTTGAGGGACAGGGATCCGGTTTATGGAATGCTATTGTTTATGATGATTCAGTGTTTCCTGCTAAAGCCACGGCTACTGCATCCAACGGAAAACAAACAGAAACGCTTGTTTCAGGATTTACAACCACAATAAAAGAACTAAATGGATATCAGAGAACTACTTCTAAGATTTCTGATGCTTTAGGAAATGTAATTTCAAGTACGGATAAAGGAGGAACAATACAATTTGTTTATAACGCTGCAGGTGAACAGATAAAAGCTCAGTATGGAGAAAATATTGTAACAACCAAGTATGATGGATGGGGAAGAAAATCAGAATTTAACGACCCTTCTAACGGAACTTACAAATATGAATATGATGGATTTGGACAACCGAAAAAGATCATAAGCCCTAAAGGAATTAAAGAATATACGTATAACAATTTAGGACAACTTATTTTAAATAAAGAACTTTCAGTAGTTGACGCAGGTAAAGCAACAGATAAGACAATATCTTTTATCTATGACAGCAAAGGAAGGTTGACCTCAAAATCAGGAACTTCTAACGGACTGCCTTATAGCTCTGCTATTTCTTATGATCCTCAGGGAAGAATAGTATCATCTTCAGAAAGTAGCAATGGGAAATATTTTATTCAGAAAGGAATTACATACGACGATAAAGCAAGAGTGATTTCCTATGAAAAGCAACTGTATTCTTCTGGTGTTTTGACCAAAGTACAAATAGAAAATGTCTACAGTACATGGAATGGAGAATTGTATCAAATAAAAGATAAAAATTCCGGGAAAATATTATCTGAACTTAATGAAACGAATGCCAAAGGCCAGATTCTAAAAGCTAAATTGGGGGCTGCAGAGATAACAAATACTTATGATACAAACGGTTTTTTAAGTAATACTAATCACTCTTCACAAACTAAGCCAAGTATCTTACAGCTTTCTTATTCTTTTGATGCTATTAAGAATGAATTAAAAAGCAGAACTACAGGTGGTGATTTTAATATTGTGGAGTCCTTTGATTATGATAGCAATAACAGATTGGTCAATTGGACAAATCCTGTTACGGGTATAAAGCCTACATCAAACAGGAACGTATATGATGTTAAAGGTAGAATTGTAGAAAATGACCAGATAGGTAAGATTAAATTTGAAAACTCTTCAAAGGTTTATCAGTCTACCGGAATGACCCTTAATGCAGCAGGAACACAAAATTATAACAATGATTTGATTCAAAGTATTGTTTATAATGAAAACAATGACCCTGTATTTATTGATGGAATGAAAGGAGACGTGGCTTTTCAGTATGGGCTGACAGACATGAGACAAAGAGCTACTTATGGAGGTAATTTTAACCCTGATGGGGAAGGTAAGTTTACAAAATATTATAGTGAAGACGGGAGTTATGAAATATTGAAAAATAATGCTACAGGAAAAGAAAAACATATTCTGTATATTGGAGGAACACCATATGAAAGCAATATTGTATTTCTAAAAGATTACACAGAAAGTGTTGGATCTTATAAGTTTCTGCATAAAGATCATTTAGGAAGTATTTTGGCAATAAGCAATGAAGCAGGAAATAAATTAGAGCAGAGACATTTTGATGCATGGGGTAATTTCACTCATTTGCAAATAGGTAACGGCCCGATTATTACAGATAAGAATAGTATTGACAATTCTTCTCTACTGATAGACCGTGGGTATACCAGCCATGAATATTTTGCAGAAGTAGGAATCATCCATATGAATGGCAGATTATATGATCCATTATTAAGAAGATTTTTAAATGCCGATGAAAATATTCAGGATCCATATAATACCCAAAATTACAATAAGTATGGATATGTAATGAATAATCCGCTGTTGTACAATGATCCGAGTGGAGAATTTATTTGGTGGGTACCGGCAGTAGTGGCTATAGTTTCAGAGTTTTTTACTATGTATTATACCCAGACTCCTTTTGATCCAATGCGTTTTGCCGGTAGCTTGGCCATGTCATATGCAAGTGCCGGGTTTGCCGGGCAGATAGGAGACGTATTTAAAATTGCATCAGTAATTAATACCTTGGGACCCACCGGAACTATTCTGGCCAGAGCAGGAGCTCACGCTTTAACACAAGGGCTCTTATCTTATGTACAAGGAGGAAACTTCTGGAGCGGAGCATTAAGTGGTGCATTCTCCAGTGCTTCTTCTGATTTATTGGAAATGGCAACAAATCATGTAGGGTCAAATAACATCTTGAGAAGTGATGGCTTTGCATTATTTAATGGAGCTATAAGTGGTGGTGTAGGTTCTGTACTTGGAGGTGGAAACTTCTGGATGGGAGCCGGACAAGGGCTAATTGTAACAGGATTTAATTTCCTTGCCCATAAGATTGAAGAAAATAATTTAATCAGAAAAGCTTTTGAGGATCCTGATGGGAAACCGGCCGAGAATATGGAATGTGTGCAAGAAGCATATGGAAAAGTTAAAAAATTGTTTACCAAAGCCATGTTAGCAGCAGTAAAAGCTGTTCCTATCAGTGATATTAAGTTAGACTTAGAAAACACGGGCAATCCAAATGATGACTTTGCGGCCGATACACGATGGGGAGAAAAAACAGTTTTTACTACTAAAGGAGTAAAAGGTAAAGTATTGAGTGTTGAAATATCAGGAAAAATAGTAATAACTTTGTTTAAAGGTTCTTTTTCTAGCTGGGTAAATTTAGGGAAAAGTATATTGCATGAATATTACCATGTAGCTGATATGAGATCACAGGCATATAAAACACAATATATTAAGACAGTGAATACTTATAAAGATGCTGAAACAATAACAGGCAGTTTAACCGATTGGTCTGAAGGCAGAGCATTTAAATTTATTTTTAGTCTTGGTGATACAACAAGTGTATACAAAGATTACAAACATTTATATCATAAAAAGAAATAATGAGAACATTATGTTTATTATTAATGAGTAATTTGCTATTTGCTCAATCTTTAAGTATTAATGCAAAACAATTAAATTTGTCAAAAATTTTAGTGAGTATTAAAAATACCAGCCACACTGAAACGATTAAGCTGATAGCAGATGATAGAGCTTTAGTATACTCTTGTGATTATAAAAACAGATGGCCGTCACCTGGTAATTTTGCAAGATTAGCGATTTGTTTTGAGTATCCGAAAAACTATAATTATTACTCTAATATTGTACCTATGAGGCAAAGAGAAAAAATGTACGGAATAGATCAGGATCTCTCTGCTTCAGAATATATTACCCAGAATGTAGTTGAGATTAAACCTCTTGAGAAAAAAGAAATCATCTATAATGTTTCGGATTTTAATAATAGTTTAGTCTTCAAGAAAAAGAAAAAATTTACGGTAAGACCCAAAATTATATATTTTGGAGAGCAAATAGAAAAATATAGAAACTCTTCAGAGGTAAAAGAAAAATATTTCAACAAAAATATTTCATCTGACACTTTTGACTTGACTACTTATTTTTTTAAACCATAAATAGTCAATATTGGGATTTATTCTCAAAACCAAGCCCCCTTATGATCATCATAAGG
The window above is part of the Chryseobacterium sp. MA9 genome. Proteins encoded here:
- a CDS encoding FG-GAP-like repeat-containing protein, whose protein sequence is MKLFSSLILSLCSVWGFAQTILYQPESTSRTVQDPQTVVMTQGFFAKSDVSNPFLAKIGPAVENPGGGPTNSNAGANNPNGTSAPAGKSFHDTKGNIEVAGGGQLQFTLPIALPPGIKSVAPQINLVYASGSGNGIAGYSWNLSGMTSISRIGKNIDKDGEPKGIQLDYSDYFSFNGQRLILKSGEYGKDGAEYVTEKYSNIKIKSVGTYGINGQDAGPAHFEVTFEDGSQAWYGKNEGGFRGSVVVTTPLEYNIVKWKDAQGNYISYSYESDSDTGGFRSSKNVVRISTIAWGGNETLNKPHFNLIEFTYNDRGLVEESYVQGLRHTQSKILSEVIVNSNGSQFKRYVIDYVNNDTKYKFVNKITEYNANNEPANPITFENESSPQSSNMFNQNSRFDEIYGDGVISGDFNGDGKLDFVKKNTLMLSRLDGNSTFFTVQYAGTPVSKGSFLKNGKFSPKDVLYTLSDNEPDGKTRLKIYDFNGTNFEEITSKELDFSPYNFGSTVGYTPIYGQSNPLVASTSTLKFLEGDFNGDGISEFIISTLKMVQEEIWGQDWNGYPELQGAEVIGNEVFDFYFDPLSGTLKRVNLPLSDYSKYIGPYLFTDQWYYKPVPIGDFDGDGKTDLISLLSGTKVYSLNNATKEFELKVQSPAQISVRGVALLGDFNGDGKTDVMSPVAEDSADWKMFISTGNGVIEYYYSNLTLYKPEHTGAPTKRRKTLRNYFTPDLNKDGKSDFLHFQSEVWFREWAINNPDSSYGFVYFRNDGADSTGKPIFTTAYNLASKEETAWGDKNDEDINYSNYGEHYFPLIGSFRLSQLNTDFAIIHKTKLITWDLGGKLDKMARIKSITQGGIKTDIEYSPLINEGNIYKSYLDTNPVNYPYINVRENLNYYVVSKLIQDQRKQEFRYRDLIGHLNGKGMIGFRQTAQSTFFANGFENTKIWTGSEMTPLNEGLPYKDWSIRTYDENKIFPADISENNTQLLSFKQYDYKIDKLLNGQVVTAAVADGNKAKVITAIVPSNTKSKDFLTGTVITGNVTYGDYYLPKQSISNVNNGLAITTSTFDYYHNPSGVGTNYYIGRPKLKDNVTQAYGDSKSSKEEYTYDSNLLKTLKTWNRDNTAYLLETYSYDSFGNVTEKTITNSTDSQAQTTKTGYEPQGRFVNKKTDNLGLITQIEYNNWGQVLTQTDPFGNTIDNTYDKWGKLLTSKNNLGGITTYQYERDDNSNIINTEYNPDGGISKKYTNKLGQEYKISTKAFGQGQYVSQETQYDVLGRKTMESDPYFEGQGSGLWNAIVYDDSVFPAKATATASNGKQTETLVSGFTTTIKELNGYQRTTSKISDALGNVISSTDKGGTIQFVYNAAGEQIKAQYGENIVTTKYDGWGRKSEFNDPSNGTYKYEYDGFGQPKKIISPKGIKEYTYNNLGQLILNKELSVVDAGKATDKTISFIYDSKGRLTSKSGTSNGLPYSSAISYDPQGRIVSSSESSNGKYFIQKGITYDDKARVISYEKQLYSSGVLTKVQIENVYSTWNGELYQIKDKNSGKILSELNETNAKGQILKAKLGAAEITNTYDTNGFLSNTNHSSQTKPSILQLSYSFDAIKNELKSRTTGGDFNIVESFDYDSNNRLVNWTNPVTGIKPTSNRNVYDVKGRIVENDQIGKIKFENSSKVYQSTGMTLNAAGTQNYNNDLIQSIVYNENNDPVFIDGMKGDVAFQYGLTDMRQRATYGGNFNPDGEGKFTKYYSEDGSYEILKNNATGKEKHILYIGGTPYESNIVFLKDYTESVGSYKFLHKDHLGSILAISNEAGNKLEQRHFDAWGNFTHLQIGNGPIITDKNSIDNSSLLIDRGYTSHEYFAEVGIIHMNGRLYDPLLRRFLNADENIQDPYNTQNYNKYGYVMNNPLLYNDPSGEFIWWVPAVVAIVSEFFTMYYTQTPFDPMRFAGSLAMSYASAGFAGQIGDVFKIASVINTLGPTGTILARAGAHALTQGLLSYVQGGNFWSGALSGAFSSASSDLLEMATNHVGSNNILRSDGFALFNGAISGGVGSVLGGGNFWMGAGQGLIVTGFNFLAHKIEENNLIRKAFEDPDGKPAENMECVQEAYGKVKKLFTKAMLAAVKAVPISDIKLDLENTGNPNDDFAADTRWGEKTVFTTKGVKGKVLSVEISGKIVITLFKGSFSSWVNLGKSILHEYYHVADMRSQAYKTQYIKTVNTYKDAETITGSLTDWSEGRAFKFIFSLGDTTSVYKDYKHLYHKKK